A single window of Archangium gephyra DNA harbors:
- a CDS encoding glutathione S-transferase N-terminal domain-containing protein, translated as MPATSEELARPVIIGRSSSHFTRVTRIFAAEMRVDYSLRVVRDLMSPTAEDYGGNPALKIPSLQTPQGVWFGSLNVCRELWRRSSPRPRVVWPEDLDQPLLANAQELVLQAMSTEVSLIMGKAAGTSDSSTHHTKMRQALVNMMSWLEENARPILAALPPRDLSYLEVTLFCLVTHLEFRDVLPTAPYSALNEFRQQFATRASASETPFRFDT; from the coding sequence ATGCCAGCAACGTCAGAAGAACTCGCCAGGCCCGTCATCATCGGCCGCTCGAGCTCACACTTCACGCGCGTCACGCGGATCTTCGCCGCAGAGATGCGCGTCGACTACTCCCTGCGGGTAGTGCGAGATCTCATGTCCCCTACCGCGGAGGATTACGGCGGCAACCCCGCGCTCAAGATCCCGAGCTTGCAGACGCCCCAAGGTGTCTGGTTCGGCTCCCTCAATGTCTGTCGCGAGCTATGGCGCCGGTCCAGCCCCAGGCCTCGCGTGGTCTGGCCCGAGGACCTCGACCAACCGCTGCTTGCCAATGCGCAGGAGCTCGTTCTTCAGGCCATGTCGACGGAAGTGTCGCTGATCATGGGCAAGGCCGCTGGCACCAGTGACAGCAGTACCCACCACACAAAAATGCGGCAGGCGCTGGTCAACATGATGTCCTGGCTGGAGGAGAACGCGAGGCCCATCCTCGCCGCACTCCCGCCTCGGGACCTGAGCTATCTGGAGGTCACGCTCTTCTGCCTCGTGACCCATCTGGAGTTCCGGGATGTTCTGCCGACGGCCCCCTACTCCGCGCTGAACGAGTTCCGCCAGCAATTCGCCACACGCGCTTCCGCCAGCGAGACCCCCTTCCGCTTCGACACGTGA